The following are encoded together in the Streptomyces sp. NBC_01465 genome:
- the mmuM gene encoding homocysteine S-methyltransferase, translating to MTSTPDLSRALAEGTVVLDGGLSNQLESAGHDLSDALWSARLLAEEPEAIVAAHLAYYEAGASVAITSSYQATFEGFARRGIGRGRAGELIGLSVELGREAAQRAGGGRPLWVAASVGPYGAMLADGSEYRGRYGLSVAELEAFHRPRLEVLAAAGPDVLALETVPDADEARALLRVVRGLGVPAWLSYSVAGEFTRAGQPLEEAFALAADVEEIVAVGVNCCAPEDADRAVELAARVTGKPVVVYPNSGESWDAQARAWRGESSFSAGRVAGWERAGARLIGGCCRVGPGAIAELARQVG from the coding sequence ATGACCAGCACACCGGATCTCTCCCGCGCCCTCGCCGAAGGCACCGTCGTCCTGGACGGCGGGCTCTCCAACCAGCTCGAGTCCGCAGGGCACGATCTCAGCGACGCGCTGTGGTCGGCGCGGCTGCTCGCCGAGGAACCGGAGGCGATCGTCGCGGCACACCTCGCCTACTACGAGGCGGGGGCGAGTGTCGCCATCACGTCCAGCTATCAGGCCACCTTCGAGGGGTTCGCTCGGCGCGGGATCGGCCGGGGGCGGGCCGGCGAACTGATCGGCCTGAGTGTGGAGTTGGGGCGGGAGGCGGCGCAACGGGCCGGGGGCGGGCGGCCGTTGTGGGTGGCCGCGTCCGTCGGTCCTTACGGGGCGATGCTGGCCGACGGTTCGGAGTACCGGGGGCGGTACGGGCTGAGCGTGGCAGAGCTGGAGGCCTTTCACCGGCCCCGGCTCGAGGTGCTGGCGGCCGCAGGGCCCGACGTGCTGGCGCTGGAGACCGTGCCGGACGCGGACGAGGCGCGGGCGCTGCTGCGGGTGGTGCGGGGCCTCGGGGTGCCGGCGTGGCTCTCGTACAGCGTGGCCGGGGAGTTCACGCGCGCCGGGCAGCCTCTGGAGGAGGCTTTCGCGCTCGCCGCGGACGTGGAGGAGATCGTCGCGGTGGGGGTGAACTGCTGCGCTCCCGAGGACGCCGACCGTGCGGTGGAGCTGGCGGCCCGTGTCACCGGCAAACCGGTGGTGGTGTACCCGAACAGCGGGGAGAGCTGGGACGCGCAGGCGCGGGCGTGGCGCGGGGAGTCGAGCTTCTCGGCGGGACGGGTGGCGGGCTGGGAGCGGGCCGGCGCGCGGCTGATCGGTGGATGCTGCCGGGTGGGGCCGGGCGCGATCGCGGAGTTGGCGCGGCAGGTGGGCTGA